The Kwoniella dendrophila CBS 6074 chromosome 1, complete sequence genome contains a region encoding:
- a CDS encoding tartrate dehydrogenase encodes MSVRTTAEKPRSLRVAVIPGDGIGQEVMPEGLACLRAAAERYNIDLELDEQFKDWATCERYLETGSMLPEGWKEKLSTYDAIYFGAVGMPEKVPDHISLWGSLIQFRREFDQYISLRPCKLMPGIPCPLSNKKIGDIDFWVVRENTEGEYSSIGGKMFPNTSREFVVQDTIMTRTGVDRVLKYAFELSNSRPKKHLTSATKSNGISISMPYWDERVLEMSKSYQDVKVDKYHIDILTAWFVLRPELFDVVVGSNLFGDILSDLGPACTGSIGIAPSGNINPEGDWPSLFEPVHGSAPDIAGKGIANPVGMIWAGQMMLEHFGFKDAADTMMRSIEIALESGGENIRTPDIGGKGTCQSLGSHIASLISKI; translated from the exons ATGTCAGTTAGAACCACCGCCGAAAAACCTAGATCATTGCGAGTAGCCGTTATCCCTGGAGATGGTATCGGTCAAGAGGTCATGCCTGAAGGTTTGGCTTGTTTGAGGGCAGCTGCTGAAAG ATACAATATTGAtcttgaacttgatgaacAATTTAAAGATTGGGCAACATGTGAAAGATATTTAGAAACTGGATCAATGTTACCTGAaggatggaaagaaaaattaTCAACATATGATGCTATATATTTTGGTGCGGTTGGAATGCCTGAAAAAGTACCTGATCATATTAGTTTATGGGGATCATTAATTCAATTTAGAcgtgaatttgatcaatatatTTCATTAAGACCATGTAAATTAATGCCTGGTATACCATGTccattatcaaataaaaaaATTGGTGATATAGATTTTTGGGTTGTAAGAGAAAatactgaaggtgaatattcTTCAATTGGTGGTAAAATGTTTCCAAATACATCAAGAGAATTTGTTGTTCAAGATACAATTATGACAAGAACAGGTGTTGATAGAGTTTTAAAATATGCttttgaattatcaaattcaagacCTAAAAAACATTTAACTTCAGcaactaaatcaaatggaatttcaatttcaatgCCATATTGGGATGAAAGAGTTTTAGAAATGTCAAAATCTTATCAAGATGTAAAAGTAGATAAAtatcatattgatattttaacTGCATGGTTTGTTTTAAGACCTGAATTATTCGATGTTGTAGTAGGATCAAATTTATTCGGTGatattttatctgatttaggtCCTGCATGTACAGGTTCAATTGGTATTGCACCATCAGGTAATATAAATCCCGAAGGTGATTGGCCAAGTTTGTTCGAACCTGTACATGGTTCAGCTCCAGATatagcaggtaaaggtatagcAAATCCTGTAGGGATGATTTGGGCAGGTCAAATGATGTTAGAGCATTTCGGTTTTAAAGATGCTGCTGATACAATGATGAGATCGATTGAGATCGCTTTagaatcaggtggtgaaaataTTAGAACTCCAGATATTGGCGGTAAAGGTACTTGTCAATCTTTAGGTAGTCATATAGCTAGTCTTATTTCtaaaatataa